A region from the Aquimarina sp. ERC-38 genome encodes:
- a CDS encoding IS1595 family transposase, producing MKILKELDRQVFIDRFTTNEDCYKFLARLKWENGYSCRRCSSTAYTKGKQPYSRRCSKCGYDESTTAATLFHKLKFDILKAFGMLYEVSTSKKGANSIWLAERFGLNQKTTWAFRQKVQLAMESSEQYPLEDEVHVDEFEIGTP from the coding sequence ATGAAGATATTAAAAGAGCTTGATAGACAGGTATTTATAGATCGGTTTACAACTAACGAAGATTGTTATAAGTTTTTGGCAAGATTAAAATGGGAAAACGGCTATAGTTGTAGGAGATGTAGCTCAACTGCTTACACAAAGGGCAAGCAACCTTATAGCCGTCGTTGTAGTAAATGCGGTTATGACGAATCTACAACGGCAGCAACCCTATTTCATAAACTTAAGTTTGATATCCTTAAAGCCTTTGGGATGCTCTACGAGGTTTCCACTAGTAAGAAAGGGGCAAATAGTATTTGGTTAGCAGAACGTTTTGGTTTGAACCAAAAAACAACATGGGCATTTCGCCAGAAAGTACAGTTAGCTATGGAAAGCAGTGAGCAGTACCCTTTAGAAGATGAAGTCCATGTTGATGAGTTCGAGATAGGTACACCCTAA
- a CDS encoding IS4 family transposase produces the protein MRLFRRTKNNNKPLIRQILDLVPPWLFHRCTAQHKSDKGCSKYKAYDQFVALSFEQLNKCYTLSDISSGIGVSQTFISDLGLSQSPAKSTMSDGNKKRDYRVFETLYNRLLTHYRSILSKQYKSHIIKEIEGRVVKLIDSTTISLCLSMFDWAKFRTAKGGIKIHTCWDDTLMLPDLVNITPAKEHDRYGLKQLVFPKHTIVVEDRAYFNFELIAQRIAAENIFVTRIKSNTLYQDIGEIELPDHKDQDILIDQIIHLNSNKAKEKGLDKVPLRLVQVYKEDDNKVIRIITNQLDWEARTLADLYKKRWDIELFFKSIKQNLQIKTFLGTSENAVKSQIYIALINFLLLQLMVRTIAKKKHAFSNFVEKIRICLCFYLSLDYVCNQIDAKSKKAKPPNQQKLNFQEDLFSVK, from the coding sequence ATGAGACTCTTCAGGCGAACTAAAAATAATAATAAACCACTAATCCGTCAAATTTTAGATTTAGTACCACCTTGGCTTTTCCATCGTTGCACCGCTCAGCACAAAAGTGATAAAGGCTGTAGTAAGTACAAGGCTTACGATCAATTTGTGGCTTTAAGTTTCGAACAGCTGAATAAATGCTATACTTTAAGTGATATTAGCTCTGGTATTGGAGTTTCACAAACTTTTATTTCAGACTTAGGGTTATCTCAAAGCCCAGCTAAATCTACAATGAGTGATGGTAATAAAAAACGCGATTATAGAGTCTTTGAAACTTTGTATAATAGGCTTTTAACCCATTACCGAAGTATTTTATCCAAACAATACAAGTCCCATATAATCAAAGAAATTGAAGGGCGCGTGGTTAAGTTAATCGATAGTACTACAATTAGCCTATGCTTATCAATGTTTGATTGGGCAAAGTTTCGGACAGCAAAAGGGGGCATTAAAATCCATACCTGTTGGGATGATACATTGATGTTGCCAGACCTGGTAAACATAACACCTGCCAAAGAACATGATCGTTACGGTTTAAAACAATTAGTGTTTCCCAAACATACTATTGTAGTTGAAGATCGGGCTTACTTTAATTTTGAATTGATTGCCCAACGTATTGCTGCTGAAAATATATTTGTGACCCGTATAAAAAGTAACACCCTTTATCAAGATATAGGCGAAATAGAATTACCTGATCATAAAGATCAAGATATCCTTATAGACCAAATAATTCATTTGAATAGCAACAAAGCTAAGGAGAAAGGCCTTGACAAGGTTCCTTTAAGATTGGTACAAGTTTATAAGGAGGATGACAATAAAGTGATCCGGATTATTACCAATCAATTAGATTGGGAGGCAAGAACGCTTGCGGACTTGTACAAAAAGAGATGGGATATTGAGTTGTTTTTTAAATCAATAAAGCAAAATTTACAGATCAAAACTTTTCTTGGTACCTCTGAGAATGCAGTTAAATCTCAAATATACATAGCGCTCATTAATTTCCTTTTATTACAGCTAATGGTAAGAACTATAGCTAAGAAAAAACATGCGTTTTCTAATTTCGTGGAAAAAATAAGGATTTGCCTGTGTTTTTACCTAAGCCTAGACTACGTATGCAATCAAATCGATGCTAAATCTAAAAAAGCAAAACCTCCAAATCAACAAAAATTAAACTTTCAAGAAGACTTATTTTCTGTAAAATGA
- a CDS encoding IS1595 family transposase has translation MRVVVAFEYRDGKSGRGYAKVIEDYSARSLKPLFDTHIKNDASILADGWPGYHPIKEEYPDLKQTLSNKGKNFKMLHIQIRNFKNWLRGVHSYCNKEYLQKYIDEYFFRFNRRNHRVSILDKIIERCTSHEPITIKQLKIIAN, from the coding sequence ATGAGGGTAGTCGTTGCTTTTGAATACAGGGATGGTAAGTCTGGAAGGGGCTATGCTAAAGTTATAGAAGATTATAGCGCCAGGTCTTTAAAACCATTGTTTGACACGCATATAAAGAATGATGCCAGTATATTAGCGGATGGTTGGCCTGGTTATCACCCAATCAAAGAAGAATACCCTGACTTGAAACAAACTTTATCAAACAAAGGAAAAAACTTTAAAATGTTGCACATACAGATCAGGAACTTTAAAAACTGGTTGAGAGGGGTTCATTCTTATTGTAATAAAGAATACCTTCAAAAATACATCGATGAATATTTCTTTAGGTTCAATAGACGGAACCACAGGGTGTCAATCCTAGATAAAATAATAGAACGTTGCACTAGCCATGAACCCATAACTATCAAACAATTAAAAATCATTGCGAACTAA
- a CDS encoding ABC transporter permease, protein MQFRLAVRNIWRNKRRTLLTISAVAFAVFLSSIMSAFQKGSWDNIVDSSVNLFVGYAQIHKKGYWEDKILNNAFQYDNDIKKLKNKIPQLDDVVPRIESFALASAGEITHGVKVIGIDPDKENELTRIKNKIIKGSYLSDEDEVIIGAGISKKMNLTVGDTIILISQGYHGVSATGKYPISGIFEYAIPDFNKSLVFFPIHTAQQFFAAPDLVTTVVLDLTSENLPVVKKELIASLNADIYEVMDYEELLPEIVQARALDEASGSIVLIILYGLIAFTIFGTILMITKERNYEYGILIAIGMRRWKLFLMTFLETIILAFLGVSSGVLMAFPIVYYFYRNPIDLSMLESDAIVVYEKFAMAPIIPVAFVPEIFINQAVLIFVITVFLGIYPFIKILKINPMEAIHNS, encoded by the coding sequence ATGCAGTTTAGACTAGCCGTACGTAATATTTGGAGAAATAAGAGACGTACCTTACTTACAATAAGTGCGGTAGCATTTGCTGTGTTTTTATCCTCTATAATGAGTGCTTTTCAAAAAGGATCTTGGGATAATATTGTGGATAGCTCAGTTAATCTATTTGTTGGATATGCACAAATTCATAAAAAAGGATATTGGGAAGATAAAATTTTAAATAATGCTTTTCAATATGATAATGATATTAAAAAACTGAAAAATAAAATACCTCAATTAGATGATGTAGTTCCAAGGATTGAATCTTTTGCATTAGCATCTGCAGGAGAAATCACTCATGGGGTAAAAGTAATTGGGATTGATCCTGATAAAGAGAATGAACTAACCAGAATTAAAAATAAAATAATAAAAGGAAGTTATCTATCTGATGAAGATGAAGTTATTATAGGAGCAGGAATATCAAAAAAAATGAACCTCACAGTTGGAGACACAATAATTCTTATTTCTCAAGGATACCACGGGGTAAGTGCTACAGGTAAATATCCTATTTCTGGAATATTTGAATATGCCATTCCTGATTTTAATAAAAGTTTAGTGTTTTTTCCAATCCATACAGCGCAACAATTCTTTGCCGCTCCAGATCTAGTGACTACAGTGGTATTAGATCTTACCTCAGAGAACTTACCGGTAGTTAAAAAAGAATTGATAGCGTCACTCAATGCCGATATCTATGAGGTTATGGATTATGAAGAATTATTACCAGAAATCGTTCAAGCAAGAGCATTGGATGAAGCAAGTGGCTCAATCGTTCTGATCATTCTTTATGGACTTATTGCATTTACAATTTTTGGAACCATTTTAATGATTACCAAAGAACGCAATTACGAGTATGGTATATTGATCGCTATAGGAATGCGAAGATGGAAATTATTCTTAATGACTTTTTTAGAAACCATAATTCTGGCTTTTTTAGGAGTATCTTCGGGAGTATTAATGGCATTTCCTATTGTCTATTATTTTTACCGTAATCCTATTGATTTATCTATGTTAGAGAGCGATGCTATTGTGGTTTATGAAAAGTTTGCGATGGCGCCTATTATCCCAGTAGCATTTGTACCAGAGATATTTATAAATCAGGCTGTTTTGATTTTTGTAATCACAGTGTTTTTAGGAATATACCCTTTTATCAAAATTTTAAAAATAAACCCTATGGAAGCGATTCATAATTCATAA
- a CDS encoding IS4 family transposase: MNSGKYVFAQLLQFINKYEFEKCVKRYNGDYRFRNFNCWNQFIQLFFGQLTSRNSLRDIATCLKAHRSKLYHLGFSGYVNQSSLSRANERRDWRIFGDFGQYLIDQVRPLYNSSPIPNVNLDNEVFALDSTTISLSLMLFNWAPGKYSKGAIKIHTLLDLRGSIPSFILVSDGKYHDSNILDLLIPVPHAIYLMDKAYVDFQALYRINTCEAFFVTRAKSNISYDIVEENFNIDKTTGLRSDKIIVLNGISLKNYIQNLSD; this comes from the coding sequence ATGAACTCTGGAAAATATGTCTTTGCACAACTTTTACAATTTATAAACAAGTATGAGTTTGAAAAATGCGTAAAGAGGTACAACGGAGATTACAGATTCAGAAATTTTAATTGCTGGAATCAATTCATCCAATTGTTCTTTGGTCAATTGACTTCTCGTAATTCTTTGAGAGATATAGCTACTTGTTTAAAAGCACATAGAAGCAAATTATATCATCTTGGATTCAGTGGGTATGTAAACCAATCTTCTTTATCTCGTGCAAATGAGCGTAGAGATTGGCGGATTTTTGGAGATTTTGGACAATATCTTATTGATCAGGTCCGACCTCTTTATAATTCATCTCCAATACCAAATGTCAACTTAGACAATGAAGTCTTTGCCCTAGATTCCACTACAATTTCTCTGAGTCTTATGTTATTTAATTGGGCTCCTGGAAAATATTCTAAAGGGGCTATAAAGATTCATACATTACTGGATCTCAGAGGTAGTATACCTTCATTTATACTAGTAAGTGATGGAAAATATCATGACAGTAACATATTGGATTTGTTAATTCCTGTGCCTCATGCTATTTACCTGATGGATAAAGCTTATGTCGATTTCCAAGCGCTCTATCGTATTAATACTTGTGAAGCTTTTTTTGTCACAAGAGCTAAGTCAAACATAAGTTATGACATCGTAGAGGAAAACTTTAATATCGATAAGACAACTGGTCTTAGAAGCGACAAAATAATAGTTCTAAATGGTATAAGTCTAAAAAACTATATCCAGAACCTCTCAGATTAG
- a CDS encoding IS256 family transposase produces the protein MFSPVLLALFREQEGYLREVSFQLYGKGLTTRDIGEVMQTLYGRHYSKSSISNFTQSFYDQMRLWRERTLESHYLAIFIDGLQVKVRRNGKYQNECYYIILALKEDYTREVIAIETLPNESATGWRLVLQGLKERGLQTVGLVASDNLSGITSAVASVWKATPHQLCCVHLQRNLQARVRHQDKAELAKDLREVLSPGVVGHTREKAMKKIGQIKIKWKDYPKLTSHIDKVPWEDYLTYLDFDHRVQRMLYTTNWIERFNRSARRTLKVRSGLPSEESVLTLITSVAIEKGNKKYAYPIYNLIGLPI, from the coding sequence ATGTTTAGCCCAGTACTTCTAGCCCTATTTAGGGAGCAGGAAGGTTACCTTCGAGAGGTAAGTTTTCAGCTCTACGGTAAAGGGCTTACTACCCGGGATATCGGTGAAGTAATGCAAACTCTCTATGGGCGTCACTATAGCAAAAGTAGCATTAGTAATTTCACCCAAAGCTTTTATGATCAGATGCGCCTATGGCGAGAGCGTACCCTGGAGTCCCACTACCTTGCCATCTTTATAGATGGGTTGCAGGTAAAAGTCAGGCGCAACGGTAAATACCAAAACGAATGCTATTATATTATACTAGCCTTAAAAGAAGATTATACCCGGGAGGTCATTGCTATAGAAACCCTGCCCAATGAATCAGCTACAGGTTGGAGGTTGGTGCTACAGGGACTTAAAGAACGGGGGTTACAAACAGTTGGGCTGGTGGCCTCGGATAACTTGAGTGGTATTACCTCAGCTGTAGCCAGCGTGTGGAAAGCTACCCCGCATCAGTTGTGCTGCGTACACTTGCAGCGAAACTTGCAGGCAAGGGTACGCCATCAGGATAAAGCGGAACTGGCAAAAGACCTCAGAGAAGTACTCTCGCCAGGTGTAGTAGGTCATACCCGGGAAAAGGCAATGAAAAAGATAGGCCAGATCAAGATCAAATGGAAAGACTACCCAAAACTAACCTCTCATATAGACAAAGTGCCATGGGAAGATTACCTTACTTATCTGGATTTTGACCATAGGGTACAAAGAATGCTCTATACTACCAACTGGATAGAACGCTTTAACAGAAGCGCAAGAAGGACCCTTAAAGTAAGGTCCGGACTCCCTAGCGAAGAATCAGTATTAACCTTAATTACCAGTGTCGCCATAGAAAAAGGCAATAAAAAGTATGCCTATCCCATATATAATTTAATAGGGTTACCCATTTAA
- a CDS encoding ABC transporter permease: MISKIAWKNIWRAPMRSFVVIITVFFGVWAFIFSTSFILAIIQGYVDSAIRFQTSHLQIHHEEFIKDEEGKYMLNPDIKKELDNINTINVFADRTIIKGMIQSSRAVSGIVICGGNLKKELKLNSFNKAIIDGNYFQEGKKNEILISHKIAEKLKIKVRKKIVLQFRDKNGDLIAGSFRVAGIFKTENAVTDMTKVYVQKKDINRLYGKPDAIHEIAVKLNDVQEIAAVQKNIRVNLKQKDVIVRNYRQIAPNIQLYESQIYISLGILLVIFMLALVFGILNTMMMTVLERTKELGVLMAIGMNRNKIFNMITLETILLGLIGAPMGLLFGWQTINYYHKNGIDLSQFGKGTEWFGVKSIIYPDLELKVCLLIMIGVFITTILAAIYPSIKATKLRPVVAIRKI; the protein is encoded by the coding sequence ATGATATCAAAAATAGCTTGGAAAAACATATGGCGCGCACCAATGAGATCCTTTGTCGTAATTATAACTGTGTTTTTTGGAGTATGGGCATTTATATTTTCTACTTCATTTATTCTTGCAATTATACAAGGATACGTAGATAGTGCAATACGATTTCAAACTTCTCATCTGCAAATTCACCACGAAGAATTTATCAAAGATGAGGAAGGAAAATACATGCTCAACCCTGATATAAAAAAGGAGTTAGACAATATAAATACTATCAATGTTTTTGCAGATAGGACAATTATCAAAGGGATGATTCAATCCAGTAGAGCAGTAAGTGGTATTGTAATTTGTGGAGGAAACCTAAAAAAAGAACTAAAACTAAATTCTTTTAATAAAGCGATTATTGACGGAAATTATTTTCAGGAAGGCAAAAAAAATGAAATTCTTATCAGCCATAAGATTGCAGAAAAATTAAAGATTAAAGTAAGAAAAAAAATAGTACTTCAATTTAGAGATAAAAATGGTGATTTGATAGCTGGATCTTTTAGAGTAGCAGGGATTTTTAAGACAGAAAATGCGGTAACAGATATGACAAAAGTATATGTGCAAAAAAAAGACATAAACAGATTATATGGAAAACCAGATGCTATTCATGAAATAGCTGTTAAACTTAATGATGTCCAAGAGATAGCTGCTGTTCAAAAGAATATTCGAGTTAATTTAAAACAAAAAGATGTAATTGTTAGGAATTATAGACAGATAGCTCCGAATATCCAATTATATGAATCCCAGATTTATATAAGTCTGGGTATTTTATTAGTCATATTTATGTTGGCACTCGTTTTTGGGATTCTTAATACCATGATGATGACTGTTCTTGAAAGAACAAAAGAGTTAGGTGTGCTTATGGCGATAGGCATGAATAGAAATAAAATATTTAATATGATTACGCTAGAAACTATATTATTAGGTCTTATAGGTGCACCAATGGGGTTATTATTTGGTTGGCAAACAATCAATTATTATCATAAAAACGGAATCGATCTCAGTCAATTTGGGAAAGGAACAGAATGGTTTGGAGTAAAATCTATCATATATCCTGATTTAGAATTAAAAGTATGTCTGTTAATCATGATAGGGGTATTCATTACAACAATTCTTGCAGCGATTTATCCTTCTATAAAAGCTACAAAACTAAGACCTGTTGTTGCGATTAGAAAAATATAA
- a CDS encoding SusD/RagB family nutrient-binding outer membrane lipoprotein, producing MKHTYKLIDYVFATVIATTLLFFTSCETTELEILDSPNALTPEEADIDLFLNSIQVGLAAFFDGDQLNDNAGISENGMEVTRILHAFGPIYDNIYLPSRTDILYQNAYAGPLIDGRTMIPLAEEAELYTHIGISQVVEAYIIMGFVDLYGPVPYSEALQGADFLNPNLDSGQDVYEAVESLLNQAIENFNRDEASLPANDLYYDGDESKWIKLANTLKLKLYIQTRLVDSDAGSKINALLSEGNLILTTDDDFEFQYSTTDANPDSRHPIFGRNFDVAADVTDYMSNSYMTLVKDDYTDGDPRTRYYFYRQSLDFTMDPNENECITIARPIHYSSSDTYCNPGDGYWGRDHLDNDGIPPDGGLRTTWGVYPIGGLFDDQRGTPIPGRDIGLQGAGISPIMLSSFTNFMLAEGALTIGVDGDARGYLEEAVRQSISKVVSFGERLDYLDNVVVPDDPDTDADEERTIRDFYVPSNDDIEDYVEDVLERYDSLSGNDRLELVVIEYFKALYGNGLEAYNTYRRTGFPSMLQPALEPQPGEFINSFLYPQELFQQNSNVDQKPNQAVRVFWAEGGPTVD from the coding sequence ATGAAACATACATATAAACTTATAGATTATGTATTTGCAACGGTGATTGCAACTACATTACTGTTCTTCACATCATGTGAAACTACAGAATTAGAAATATTAGATAGCCCTAATGCATTAACTCCGGAGGAAGCGGATATTGACTTGTTTTTAAACTCCATTCAAGTAGGATTAGCTGCATTTTTTGATGGTGATCAGCTAAATGATAATGCAGGAATCTCCGAAAATGGTATGGAAGTTACTCGAATTTTACATGCTTTTGGACCTATATATGATAATATTTATTTACCATCCAGAACAGATATTTTATATCAAAATGCTTACGCTGGACCGCTAATTGATGGGCGAACTATGATTCCATTAGCAGAAGAAGCAGAGTTATATACCCATATAGGTATTTCGCAAGTAGTGGAAGCATATATTATAATGGGATTTGTTGATTTATATGGTCCAGTGCCTTACTCTGAGGCGTTACAAGGTGCCGATTTTTTAAATCCTAATCTTGATAGCGGTCAAGATGTTTACGAAGCTGTTGAATCCTTATTAAATCAAGCTATTGAAAACTTTAATAGAGATGAAGCTAGTTTACCAGCTAATGATCTCTATTATGACGGTGATGAATCTAAATGGATTAAATTAGCAAACACATTAAAATTAAAATTATATATCCAAACTAGATTAGTAGATTCTGATGCAGGTTCTAAAATTAATGCTTTATTATCTGAGGGGAATTTAATTTTAACTACAGATGATGATTTTGAATTTCAATATTCGACTACTGATGCTAATCCTGATAGTAGACATCCTATATTTGGCCGAAATTTTGACGTAGCTGCTGATGTTACGGATTACATGAGTAACTCCTATATGACTTTAGTAAAAGATGACTATACAGATGGAGATCCTAGAACTCGTTATTATTTCTATAGGCAATCTTTAGATTTTACGATGGATCCTAATGAAAATGAATGTATTACTATTGCACGTCCTATACACTATTCATCATCTGACACTTATTGCAATCCTGGAGATGGATATTGGGGAAGAGATCATTTAGATAACGATGGTATTCCTCCTGATGGTGGATTAAGAACTACTTGGGGAGTTTATCCAATAGGAGGTCTTTTTGACGATCAACGAGGAACTCCTATACCAGGAAGGGATATAGGATTACAAGGGGCAGGTATTTCTCCTATTATGTTATCTTCATTTACTAACTTTATGCTTGCTGAAGGTGCTCTTACTATTGGTGTGGACGGAGATGCTCGAGGTTATTTAGAAGAAGCGGTAAGACAGTCGATTTCTAAGGTTGTATCTTTCGGCGAACGTTTAGATTATTTAGATAATGTAGTAGTTCCTGATGATCCAGATACTGATGCGGATGAAGAGCGTACTATTCGAGATTTCTATGTTCCAAGTAATGATGATATTGAAGATTATGTTGAAGATGTTTTAGAAAGATATGATAGTTTATCTGGAAATGATCGATTAGAATTAGTCGTTATCGAATATTTTAAAGCGTTATATGGAAACGGACTAGAAGCTTATAATACATATCGTAGAACAGGATTTCCATCTATGTTACAACCAGCATTAGAGCCTCAACCTGGAGAGTTTATAAATTCGTTTTTATACCCTCAAGAATTATTTCAACAGAATTCAAATGTAGATCAAAAACCAAATCAAGCCGTTCGCGTATTCTGGGCAGAAGGCGGGCCGACGGTTGATTAA
- a CDS encoding transposase yields the protein MKETMNLTKKQTEFVLSKFLEKPTGLNDVLEMVLNAMLYNKRSEFLATNATQGNKANGYRLGKVFGQGCQLELRIPRDRQRCLAQYF from the coding sequence TTGAAGGAAACCATGAATCTTACAAAGAAACAAACTGAATTTGTACTGAGCAAATTTTTAGAAAAGCCAACCGGACTCAACGATGTTCTGGAAATGGTACTTAACGCAATGCTTTACAACAAGCGCAGCGAATTTTTGGCTACAAATGCTACTCAAGGTAATAAAGCCAATGGCTACCGTTTGGGGAAGGTCTTTGGTCAGGGTTGCCAGTTAGAACTGCGCATCCCCCGGGACCGTCAGAGATGTTTAGCCCAGTACTTCTAG
- a CDS encoding ABC transporter ATP-binding protein — MRLEKYNHYKEKPKMKDVLKIIKSNDSSEKKEKTFPIIKAQKIQKIYNPKKIRVHALRGVDLEIKKGEFTAIVGPSGSGKTTLLNIIGGLDKPSKGEISIAGVNTLKLSENEMIDFRKNHVGFVFQAYNLIPVLTASENIEFIMVLKKQSKLERNQRVNELLKAVGLLDKKNKRPSELSGGQQQRVAVARALASKPDFILADEPTANLDSESTADLLDMMRFLNKEGMTFIFSTHDQRVIDRANRVITLVDGQIVSDVYR, encoded by the coding sequence TTGCGATTAGAAAAATATAATCATTATAAAGAAAAACCTAAAATGAAAGATGTTTTGAAAATAATAAAATCTAATGACTCATCAGAAAAAAAGGAGAAAACATTCCCAATTATTAAAGCCCAAAAAATTCAGAAAATATATAACCCAAAAAAAATTCGTGTGCATGCACTACGAGGAGTAGATCTGGAAATAAAAAAAGGAGAATTTACAGCTATTGTAGGGCCTTCAGGATCAGGAAAAACGACATTGCTTAATATTATAGGAGGGTTAGATAAACCTTCTAAAGGAGAGATTTCTATTGCTGGAGTAAATACATTAAAATTATCTGAAAACGAGATGATTGATTTTAGAAAAAATCATGTAGGGTTTGTGTTTCAAGCATATAACTTAATTCCTGTCCTTACCGCATCAGAAAATATAGAATTTATTATGGTGCTTAAAAAGCAATCAAAATTAGAACGTAATCAACGTGTAAATGAATTATTAAAAGCAGTAGGGTTACTGGATAAAAAAAATAAACGCCCCAGCGAATTATCTGGAGGACAACAGCAACGGGTTGCGGTGGCTAGAGCACTAGCTTCTAAACCAGATTTTATTTTGGCAGATGAGCCTACAGCAAACTTAGATTCAGAATCTACAGCAGATTTGTTGGACATGATGCGATTCTTGAATAAAGAAGGGATGACTTTTATTTTTTCGACACATGACCAAAGGGTCATTGATAGAGCCAATAGAGTAATAACATTAGTAGATGGGCAAATTGTAAGTGATGTATATCGATAA
- a CDS encoding transposase, translating into MNKEIFHNYLKQLSEHKPCELKIVVIDNAGFHSTKDMLIPDNIKLLRIPPYTPELNPCEQVWAYIKKRFKNKTYENLEDLKDWLKQFVDSMSQETIKSIVGNHHYLNAFYAK; encoded by the coding sequence GTGAACAAAGAAATTTTCCATAACTATTTAAAGCAACTATCAGAGCATAAACCTTGTGAGTTAAAGATAGTAGTAATAGATAATGCAGGGTTTCATTCAACAAAAGATATGCTAATACCTGATAATATCAAACTCCTTAGGATACCACCATATACCCCTGAATTAAACCCTTGTGAGCAAGTCTGGGCTTATATCAAAAAGAGGTTTAAAAATAAAACGTATGAAAATTTAGAAGACCTAAAAGATTGGCTGAAGCAATTCGTTGATAGTATGAGCCAAGAAACAATAAAATCTATTGTTGGGAACCATCACTACTTAAACGCCTTTTATGCGAAATAA
- a CDS encoding helix-turn-helix domain-containing protein, which yields MGKHISFEVLETSSQLRSMIGKASHSKNVLRLQSLLYIKEKTFKKQSDLAKHLGYNVRTMELWLKTYKEEGIEAMLIGSKPRKAKERKVTKAVHTGLSKRLNDSYQGFESYVQAVNWVKEQYGISYPYNTLREYMIDVFGSKIKQPRKSHIKKDPEAQADFLKLTKSNF from the coding sequence ATGGGAAAACACATATCATTTGAAGTATTAGAGACTTCTTCACAACTACGTTCTATGATTGGTAAAGCATCACATTCTAAGAATGTTTTGCGGTTACAATCCTTGCTTTATATAAAAGAAAAGACTTTTAAAAAGCAATCTGATTTAGCAAAGCATTTGGGTTATAATGTCCGTACAATGGAGTTGTGGTTAAAAACATACAAAGAAGAAGGTATTGAAGCTATGTTAATTGGTTCAAAGCCTAGGAAGGCTAAAGAGCGTAAAGTGACCAAAGCTGTTCACACTGGTTTATCCAAAAGGTTGAATGATAGCTATCAAGGTTTTGAGAGTTACGTTCAGGCAGTAAATTGGGTCAAAGAGCAATACGGGATTAGCTACCCATACAATACCCTACGTGAATATATGATTGATGTTTTTGGTTCTAAAATCAAACAACCAAGAAAATCCCATATTAAGAAGGATCCGGAAGCTCAGGCTGATTTTTTAAAACTTACCAAATCTAATTTCTGA